Sequence from the Amycolatopsis sp. NBC_00345 genome:
CACCGGGCCCTGCAGGTCGAGCACGGCGAACGCCGCGGTCACCGCGGTCACGGCCAGCAGCGCGGCGGTGACGGCGGTGATGGCCCGGGCCGTCACCTGGTCCGCTCCCGCAGCAGCGCCAGCGGGCCGGACAGCGTGCCGCGCACCTGGGCGGTGACGAGGCGCCGGGGGAAACCGGGGGACGGTTCGCCTGAGGGCGCGTCGGAGGGACGACGGCCGAGCAGCACCGGAAGCCCGCGCGGCACCGCGGCCGCCAGCTCACGGAGGCCGCCGCGGCGTCGCGCGTGCAGCAGGTACATCGCGGCCAGGCCGGTGCCGTAACCGCGCAGCTGGCGCAGCAGCTCGGCTTCCGTCGCCCGGTGCTCGTGCCGCACCACGGCGTGCGGGGTGTAGACGATCCGCCCGCCCGACCGCACGAGCCGCAGGTACAGGTCGAGGTCTTCGCCGGAGTGCGTGCGCCGCCCCGGGCCGAGCCGTTCGTCGAACCCGCCCAGCGCCAGGAACGCTTCGCGGTGCCACGCCATGTTGTTGCCCGAGCCGAACCGGCCGGGGGAGAGCAGGTTCCGCGGGTCCTCGGTGAAGGCCAACCGCCGGTAGCCCTTGCCGAAGCCGCCGAACGCCTCGAACCACACCTGCGCCGGCGTGTCCAGGCACAGCGGCGCGACAAGACCGGTCACGCAGGACGTGCCGGGCTGGGCGAGTTCGGCGACCAGCTCGGCCGGCCAGCCCGGGTCGACCACCGTGTCGTCGTCGGTGAAGGCCAGCACTTCGCCGGTCGCCTCACGGGCGCCGAGGTTGCGGGCCCGGCTCGCGCTGGGCACCGGCTCGTGCAGGCAGCGCACGCGGTCGTCGGACGCGGCGAGCGCGACGAGTTCTTCCCTTGGCCCGTCGGGAATGTTGTCCACGATCAGCACTTCGAGGTCGGGGTAACCGGTGGCCAGCACACTCGCCACGCACCGGCGTACGTCCGAGGGCTTGCCCGCGGTGGCCAGCACTACGCTCACGCGCGGCTGAGCCGTCGGTCGCGGCGGCCGGTCTCGCGTCTGGTCCGCCAGCTTGGCGGCGAGCTCGCTGACCTCCTCGCTGCGGCGGGCGGCGCCGAGCACGACCCCGCCGGACCGGACGAGCACGTCCGCCTCGCCGTCCCAGGTCGCCTCGCCGTTCGCGATGTCCACTGTGTACGCCGGGATCGAGTCCGTCTCGGGGGCCGGCTTGCGGGCCAGACCACGCAGGTACCCGGCGCCGGCCGCCGCGGTCGCCACGAACACCCCGCTCGCGCCCGCGGGATTGCCCGCGCGCAGCTCGCGCAGCACCGCCTTCGGCAGCACCGAACGCAGGTACGAGCGCTCCGTCGACAACGCGTCCTGGGCGCCGACGAGCCGGGAGACGGCCGCTTTGGACAGTCCCTCGGCCCAGCTGCGCTGCCGGACGTAACGCCGTCGCGTGCGGTCCGCGGACACGCGGTGCCGGACGGTCGCGGCCGGCCGCAGGATCACCTTGGCGCCCGGAACCTGTTGCCGCAGCCGGATGCAGAGCTCGGTCTCCTCGCAGCCCAGCGGTAACGCCGCCGTCCGCCCGACGCTCTCGGCGAACCCGCCGAGGCGCTCCAGGTGGTCGCGGCGGAAGGACATCGCGCAGCCCATGATGTTGCGCACCTCGGCCGGCTCGACGGGCTGGCCGGTGTAGGCGCAGCCGACGATCCAGTACAGCTCCGCGGGCAGCCACGGCGGCGCCGAGCCGTCCGGCCACACCGGGACCGCCCGTCCGCCGACCGCGCCGACGTCGGGATCGTCGTACGGTGCCAGCATTTCCGCGAGCCAGCCCGGGTCGGCCGCCGCGTCGTCGTCCAGGAACGCGACGATTTCCCCTTTGGCCGCAAGGAATCCCGTGTTACGGGCGCCGGAGAGACCGGCCGTGCGCTCGTTGCCGATCACCCGGACCGAGTCGCTCGTGAACGCCTCGGTGGCCCGCTGCAGCAGCGCCGGGTTGTGGTCGGCCACGACGATCAGCTCGGCCGGGACCACCGTCTGCCCGGCCACCGACGTGACCGAGGCGACGAGGTCGTCCCACCGATTCTCGGTGTAGCAGCAGATCACCACGGAAACTTCGGTCATGACTCCACCACGGTGTCCGGACCGGGCAGCGCGCGCTCACGCTGCCGTCGCCCGGCCCGCCACGAACGGCTGTACTCCCGCAGGATCACGCGCAGCACCCGGATCCCGTCGCGGAAGGTGTCGAGATTGCTCGTGCCGAACATGCGGTCGCGCTCGAAGCTGGGCACTTCGCGGATCTTCAGCCCGGCCAGCGCGATGCGGCAGTTGATCAGCGTCTCGACCTCGAACCCGTCACCCCACTGCCGGCCCGATTCGCCGCCCAGCTCGGTCGGCGGCAGCCCGAAGGCCGGGATGATGTCCGACCAGAACGCGTTGTAGCCGTAGCAGAGGTCGGTGAACCTGGTGCGCAGCAACAGGTTCGTGAAGCCGTTCAGCACCGCGTTGCCGGCCTTGCGGAGCACGGTGATGTCGTCGCTGCCGCCGCCGGAGGTGAACCGGCTGCCCTTCGCGAAGTCCGCGCCGGCCACCAGGGTCTTGGCGAACAGCGGGATCTCCTCGGGCGCCGCGGAGCCGTCGGCGTCGAACATCACGACGACGTCGCCGGTCACCCTCGCGAACCCGCAGGCGAGCGCGTTTCCTTTGCCACCACGGGTTTGCGTGACCACCTCGATGTCGGGGAGGCACCGTTTCGCGACCTCGACCGAATCGTCCACCGAGTGGCCGTCCACCAGGATCACCTGGTGGACCTCCGGCAGGCTCGGCAGCACCACCTCCAGGTTCCTTGCCTCGTTGAGCACGGGTATGACCAGGGAAATGCGGGGATCGGGGGAGCGCATGGCCACCTTTCACAGGTGTCGGAGCCGCATCGCCGGTTCACGACGGCGGCACTGGCATCGGAAACGGTCGAAACGGGTGGCGGCGGTGGTCGAAACCTCCGGAAAACACGAGGAAACGCCTGGTGTGTACGGGTATGACCGGGTGCCGCGGCGATCGCGTCGCCGGACCGGTCGTCGGCCCGATCGGCTACACTGGCGGTCGGCTGGGTGAGCACACTTATGCGGCAAGGAGCGGGCACGGCGAATGACCGACGAGCACATCTGTGTGTGTGGGCACAGCGAAGCGGCTCATCGCCATTTCCGGTCCGGCAGTGATTGCGGCAGCTGTGGCGCGCAGCGCTGCTCCCGGTTCAGGCGGGACAAGCACGCGGAGTCCGTGACCCGAGGGGATTCCGTGCCGGAGCCGGAAAACGGCCGGCGGTGACCTGATCAGGCTTGGCGCGGTCTTCGAGCGCCTCTGCCGGCTCCCATGGATCCCTGATGGCTACGCGTGACCGGGGGGCGGGGGTCTGTGTGACACATAAACAGTCCGAACGGTTGTCGGGTGATCTTTTGTCAACTCTGCGTGAGGCCGAGAATCACAGGTCACCCGGACGTTGTCAATGACTCAAACCGCCATTACCCGACTATGGTCTAAACCTTCCGGCGAGGGGCTTGCCAGGGGCGGAGTAGATCATCCATACTTTGTTGTTGGCCACAACGAAAGGGCCTAACCTACTGGTCAGTCGCTAGTTCGCCCGGTTCCGCCGGGTGGGCGGGGGATGCGCCGGGGGTCGCGGCCGGACCCCGGGGAGCGACGCCGGAGGGCTATTCACGCCCCGCTCGTGTGCCCAGACTTAACCAGTCTTTATTGGGTTTTTAGCATGTTCGTCCACTGTCCGACTCACCGTGCGACGCACATACAGCCCGGGCGGCGCCGTAGCAACGTGAGAGTGGCGACCGACATGACCAGCAGAACCAGCGCGGCGCAGCCGACGGAGACCCGGATGCCGTGGTCGAAAGCCGAATCCGCAGTGGACAGCAGGGTGCCGGCCGCGTCGGGCGGCAGGTGGCCGGCGATCGCGCCGGTCGACGCGACGGAGTTGCGGACCTGGGTGAGCTGGTCGCCGGAGAGGAACGGGAACTCGGGTATGCGCAGCCGATAAGCGACGGCCAGCACGCTGCCGAGCACCGCGACGCCGATACCGGCCGACAACTCGAACGACGTTTCCTGGATGGCGGCCGCTTCACCGGCTCTCTCCGGCGGCACGGCGGAAGTGATGGTGTCCGCGCCGGAGGTCATGATCACACCCGCGCCGAAGCCGGACACGACCAGCACCAGGACCAGCACGGGATAGGCCGAGACGGCCGGGCTGAGCGCGAAGAAGCCGAGTGCCACCGCGAATGAGGCCAGCGCCGACGTCATGGCGGCCCGGTCGCCCAAGCGGCCGGCGAGCCAGGGCGCGAGCGTCGCGCCCAGTGCGTTGGCCGCGGCCAGCGGCACGATCGCGGCTCCCGCTTCCCCCGGTGAGAAGCCCCTCGTCTGCTGGAACCACTGCAGCAGCAGGAACAACAGGGCCACGTACGAGCCGAAGCAGCCGAACACGGCGAGGATCGCGACCGAGAACCGCCGGTTGCGGAACAGGCTGAGGTCCAGCAGCGGCTGGGCCAGCCGGTGCTGGCGGCGGATGAACCAGGCCAGCAGCGCGATCCCGGCGCCGCCGATGGCCAGCGCCGTCGGCGGCAGTCCTTCGGGCGACGCGACCTGCTTGAGCCCGTAGGCGAAGCCACCGAGCCCGACGACCGAGAGCGCGACGCTGGCCGGGTCCCAGCGGCGGGGGACCGGGTTGCGCGAGTCCGGGATGAAGACCGCGCCCGCGATCAGCACCACGGCGGCGATCGGCACGTTGACCAGGAACACCGAGCCCCAGGGGAAGTGCTCGACGAGCAGCCCGCCGATCACCGGGCCGAGCGTGGCGCCGACGCTGTGCGAGGCCGTCCACAGTCCGATCGCGAACCCGCGCTCGCGGTCGTCGGGGAAGACGTTGCGCAGGATGGCCACCGTGGCGGCCATGATGAGCGCGGTGCCGAGGCCGAGCACGGCGCGGGCCGCGATCAGCTGCAGCGTGCTGGCCGAGAACGCTGCCGCGAGCGACGCCAGGCCGAAGACCGCGAATCCGGCGAGCGCGACCCGCTTGCGCCCGACGCGGTCCGCGAGGGTGCCGCAGACGATCAGGAACGCGGCCACGGTGAGCGAGTAGACGTCGACGATCCAGAGCAGCCCGGGGCCGCTGGGGCCGAGGTCGCGCGCCAGGCTCGGGACCGCGACCTGCAGGACGGTCAGGTCGATCCCGGCGAGCAGCAGGCTCGTGCACAGGATCGCCAGTACCAGCCAGCGCCGTCGGGACGGGGGTTCGCGGTGCTGCTGACGTGATCGGCGGAGTGTCACATCCGGACACTTTCACCGGGCCGGACCGGGCTGGTCAAGAGTGGTTCCAGCTGTGGCTAAGGGACGTTATGTATACCGTGCGAGGTCACGGTGCGTGGTGTTTCGGCGCGGGCTTTCGGCGCAAAACGGGCGCTAGACTGGGATGATGGGCAAGATCCGGGTCCGCGAGCGCGTCGAGGAGATCGCCGGCTTCTGCGACGTGGAGGTCCCGCTGGTGGTCGTCGGCGGGAAATGGAAGCTCGTCATCCTGAAGCTTCTGCTCGACGGTCCGCTGCGGTTCGGCGAACTGCGCCGGGGGATGCCGGGGGTGACCCCGCGGATGCTCACGCGGCAGCTGCGGGAGCTGGAGGAGGACGGGATCCTCGACCGGGCCGTGTTCGCCGAGGTGCCGCCGCGGACCGAGTACTCGCTCACCCCGCTGGGCGAAAGCCTGAAGGTGGTTGTGCGGGAGCTCGCCGCCTGGGGGAGCTGGTACCGGGATCGGCAGTCGTCGAGCCCGCTGTAGCTGGGGCGGCTCTTTGGTGGGGGCTCGCTTACCGTGGTCGTCTCGGGGCAGGAAGTGACGACCCGCACACGGTCGAGTGGGTGCTGATCGCCGTGTGTGGTTGGCATGGGACACTAGATCTGCTATGACTGCCCTCCCCCTCGTCTTCGACGCGCCCAAGCGCGGCCTGCCGCCGCGCCACCTCGCCGACCTCTCGTCCGCCGAGCGCGCCGAGGCCGTGGCCGCGCTCGGTGAGAAACCGTTCCGCGCCAAGCAGTTGTCGAACCACTACTTCTCGCGCCTGACCGTCGACCCGGCGGAGATGACGGACATCCCGGCCGCGTCGCGCGAGCGCCTGGTCGCCGACCTGATGCCGACGCTGCTGACGGAGGTCCGGGCCCTGGCCGCGGACGACGGCACCACTCGCAAGACCCTCTGGCGCGCGCACGACGGCACGTTGCTGGAAAGCGTGCTCATGCGTTACCCGGACCGGGCCACGCTGTGCATCTCGAGCCAGGCTGGCTGCGGCATGGCCTGCCCGTTCTGCGCGACGGGGCAGGGCGGCCTCGACCGCAACCTCTCGACGGCGGAGATCGTGGACCAGGTCCGCTCCGCCGCCGCCGTAATGCGCGACGGCGCGATGCCCGGCGGCCCTGGCCGCTTGTCGAACATCGTCTTCATGGGCATGGGCGAGCCGCTGGCGAATTACAAGCGTGTGGTGGCGGCGGTGCGTCGTATTACGGATCCTTCTCCGGCTGGTTTGGGTATCGGCCAGCGTTCGGTGACGGTGTCGACGGTGGGTCTGGCGCCGGCGATTCGTAAGCTGGCGGACGAGAAGATGCAGGTGCGTCTGGCGGTTTCGCTGCATACGCCGGATGACGAGTTGCGGGACACGTTGGTGCCGGTGAACGAGCGGTGGTCGGTGGACGAGGTTCTGTCGGCGGCTCGTTACTACGCGGATACTTCTGGTCGTCGTGTGTCCATTGAGTATGCGTTGATCCGGGATATCAATGATCAGCCGTGGCGGGCGGAGTTGCTGGCTAAGCGGCTGCGTAAGCATTTGGGTCAGTTGGTGCATGTGAATGTGATCCCGTTGAATCCGACCCCGGGTTCTAAGTGGGATGCGTCGCCGAAGCCGGTGGAGCGTGAGTTCGTCCGTCTGGTGAACGCGGGCGGTGTCGCGTGCACGGTGCGGGACACCCGCGGCCAGGAGATCGCCGCGGCTTGTGGTCAGCTTGCCGCCGAAGGCTGAGTTTTCGTTTCTGTGATGGAGAAATTGTCATGATGTCTGCCCCCAGTCTGCTCGATCCGGCTGCCGACGAGCTGAAACTCGGCGTCCCCGGCCGCACTGCGACTGATGTCGCCCGCGCGGCCCAGACGCTGCTCGGCGAGCGTTTCGACTCGGTGAGCTTCATGTACGTCCTGATGCGCGCCTTCGAGGTCGACTTCTACGCCGCCCGTGACGCTTCGCGATGGCACGAGTTCCACGGCGGCCCGCGTGCGCTGTCGGACGCTGACCTGGAGACGTTGCTGGCCCCGTGGCTTGACCGCTGACCATTCTCGCTCCTACGGGGGTGAGTCGGCGGGGCAGCTCCGTTGCTCGGCAGCTCCCGGATGCCCGACTTCCGCTGTCGAGCTAGGACATCCGGGCGCGAACCTGCTGCGGTTCGATCCGTTGCCTGGGGGCTCGTGGTTGTGAGTGCTGGTCGGCCGATCCCTGGCTCGTGAGGCAGAACCGCTCGGCCGGTCCTCGATCTCTGCTGGCTTTGGCTGTCGCGAGGGCGCAGGTCCAGGTGGTGTCGTTTACAGGACCGCTGCGCTGCCAGTCGGCAGACTACAAACAGCGGGCGGTCCACCGAGAGAACATGATCCAAATTCGCCTTGTAGGCCGATCGTGGCGACGGTAGCCGAACGTCCGCTATTGCA
This genomic interval carries:
- a CDS encoding MFS transporter, translating into MTLRRSRQQHREPPSRRRWLVLAILCTSLLLAGIDLTVLQVAVPSLARDLGPSGPGLLWIVDVYSLTVAAFLIVCGTLADRVGRKRVALAGFAVFGLASLAAAFSASTLQLIAARAVLGLGTALIMAATVAILRNVFPDDRERGFAIGLWTASHSVGATLGPVIGGLLVEHFPWGSVFLVNVPIAAVVLIAGAVFIPDSRNPVPRRWDPASVALSVVGLGGFAYGLKQVASPEGLPPTALAIGGAGIALLAWFIRRQHRLAQPLLDLSLFRNRRFSVAILAVFGCFGSYVALLFLLLQWFQQTRGFSPGEAGAAIVPLAAANALGATLAPWLAGRLGDRAAMTSALASFAVALGFFALSPAVSAYPVLVLVLVVSGFGAGVIMTSGADTITSAVPPERAGEAAAIQETSFELSAGIGVAVLGSVLAVAYRLRIPEFPFLSGDQLTQVRNSVASTGAIAGHLPPDAAGTLLSTADSAFDHGIRVSVGCAALVLLVMSVATLTLLRRRPGCMCVAR
- a CDS encoding glycosyltransferase family 2 protein is translated as MRSPDPRISLVIPVLNEARNLEVVLPSLPEVHQVILVDGHSVDDSVEVAKRCLPDIEVVTQTRGGKGNALACGFARVTGDVVVMFDADGSAAPEEIPLFAKTLVAGADFAKGSRFTSGGGSDDITVLRKAGNAVLNGFTNLLLRTRFTDLCYGYNAFWSDIIPAFGLPPTELGGESGRQWGDGFEVETLINCRIALAGLKIREVPSFERDRMFGTSNLDTFRDGIRVLRVILREYSRSWRAGRRQRERALPGPDTVVES
- a CDS encoding winged helix-turn-helix transcriptional regulator, with protein sequence MGKIRVRERVEEIAGFCDVEVPLVVVGGKWKLVILKLLLDGPLRFGELRRGMPGVTPRMLTRQLRELEEDGILDRAVFAEVPPRTEYSLTPLGESLKVVVRELAAWGSWYRDRQSSSPL
- the rlmN gene encoding 23S rRNA (adenine(2503)-C(2))-methyltransferase RlmN; amino-acid sequence: MTALPLVFDAPKRGLPPRHLADLSSAERAEAVAALGEKPFRAKQLSNHYFSRLTVDPAEMTDIPAASRERLVADLMPTLLTEVRALAADDGTTRKTLWRAHDGTLLESVLMRYPDRATLCISSQAGCGMACPFCATGQGGLDRNLSTAEIVDQVRSAAAVMRDGAMPGGPGRLSNIVFMGMGEPLANYKRVVAAVRRITDPSPAGLGIGQRSVTVSTVGLAPAIRKLADEKMQVRLAVSLHTPDDELRDTLVPVNERWSVDEVLSAARYYADTSGRRVSIEYALIRDINDQPWRAELLAKRLRKHLGQLVHVNVIPLNPTPGSKWDASPKPVEREFVRLVNAGGVACTVRDTRGQEIAAACGQLAAEG
- a CDS encoding glycosyltransferase family 2 protein — translated: MTEVSVVICCYTENRWDDLVASVTSVAGQTVVPAELIVVADHNPALLQRATEAFTSDSVRVIGNERTAGLSGARNTGFLAAKGEIVAFLDDDAAADPGWLAEMLAPYDDPDVGAVGGRAVPVWPDGSAPPWLPAELYWIVGCAYTGQPVEPAEVRNIMGCAMSFRRDHLERLGGFAESVGRTAALPLGCEETELCIRLRQQVPGAKVILRPAATVRHRVSADRTRRRYVRQRSWAEGLSKAAVSRLVGAQDALSTERSYLRSVLPKAVLRELRAGNPAGASGVFVATAAAGAGYLRGLARKPAPETDSIPAYTVDIANGEATWDGEADVLVRSGGVVLGAARRSEEVSELAAKLADQTRDRPPRPTAQPRVSVVLATAGKPSDVRRCVASVLATGYPDLEVLIVDNIPDGPREELVALAASDDRVRCLHEPVPSASRARNLGAREATGEVLAFTDDDTVVDPGWPAELVAELAQPGTSCVTGLVAPLCLDTPAQVWFEAFGGFGKGYRRLAFTEDPRNLLSPGRFGSGNNMAWHREAFLALGGFDERLGPGRRTHSGEDLDLYLRLVRSGGRIVYTPHAVVRHEHRATEAELLRQLRGYGTGLAAMYLLHARRRGGLRELAAAVPRGLPVLLGRRPSDAPSGEPSPGFPRRLVTAQVRGTLSGPLALLRERTR